In the genome of Balneola sp., one region contains:
- a CDS encoding gluconate transporter: MIDWTLIAAVLGGIGLLLLLILRFKIQAFISLLISSIVVGILAGLSPSEMISTIQEGMGSTLGFVATVVGLGAMFGAILEYSGGAEALAKSMISRFGEERASWSLMATGFIVAIPVFFDVAFIILVPIVYALQRKTGKSLLMYGIPLLSGLAITHAFIPPTPGPVAVADILGADLGWIILFGFLVGIPAAILSGPLFAKFIANKIQVAAPEFTDEQVEVENAPSIGIILSIIGVPIVLILINTLINSPLLGEAAIPSSIKEWMKMIGHPFTALIIANLLAWYILGIKRDTPRDKMLDIMTRSMAPAGIIILLTGAGGVFKQVLVDTGIGEMLATYFAEQGISLLVFAYLAAVLVRILQGSATVAMITAAGLTAPLILSETEIEKALLVIAIASGASILSHVNDSGFWLVSKYLGLSEKETFKSWTISTTILSLTGFVTVLLISLFV; the protein is encoded by the coding sequence ATGATTGATTGGACACTTATTGCAGCTGTATTGGGAGGCATTGGCCTGTTACTCCTTCTTATTCTTCGTTTTAAAATTCAGGCATTTATCTCCCTTCTTATTTCAAGTATTGTAGTGGGAATCCTTGCCGGACTCTCCCCTTCCGAAATGATTTCAACAATTCAGGAAGGGATGGGGAGTACATTAGGATTTGTAGCTACCGTTGTAGGACTAGGAGCTATGTTTGGAGCTATCCTGGAATATTCAGGAGGTGCCGAGGCACTAGCTAAGAGTATGATTTCCAGGTTTGGGGAGGAACGTGCTTCCTGGTCATTAATGGCAACCGGATTTATCGTAGCTATACCGGTTTTCTTTGATGTGGCCTTCATCATTCTCGTTCCAATCGTTTATGCTCTTCAGCGAAAAACCGGCAAGTCCTTGCTCATGTATGGAATTCCTTTATTGAGTGGACTTGCAATTACCCATGCCTTCATCCCCCCAACCCCTGGCCCGGTAGCTGTCGCAGATATTCTGGGAGCAGATTTGGGATGGATTATCCTATTCGGCTTTTTGGTAGGTATCCCTGCCGCCATATTGAGCGGACCTTTATTCGCAAAGTTCATAGCAAATAAGATTCAAGTCGCGGCTCCCGAATTTACCGATGAACAGGTTGAAGTAGAAAATGCTCCTTCCATTGGCATTATTCTCTCCATTATTGGAGTACCGATAGTACTCATTCTAATTAATACTTTGATCAATAGTCCTTTACTCGGTGAAGCTGCTATCCCATCGTCTATTAAAGAGTGGATGAAGATGATTGGGCACCCATTCACCGCTCTCATCATTGCAAACCTGTTGGCCTGGTATATACTTGGGATAAAGAGAGATACCCCAAGAGATAAAATGCTGGATATAATGACCCGTTCAATGGCACCAGCCGGGATTATTATTTTGCTAACCGGTGCGGGCGGGGTATTCAAACAAGTATTAGTAGACACCGGAATTGGAGAAATGCTGGCTACCTATTTTGCGGAGCAAGGCATCAGTCTTTTAGTGTTTGCATACCTTGCGGCCGTATTGGTAAGGATTTTACAGGGTTCAGCAACGGTTGCTATGATCACTGCAGCCGGTCTTACTGCCCCACTTATACTTTCAGAAACAGAAATAGAAAAAGCTCTGCTTGTGATTGCAATTGCTTCGGGTGCATCCATTCTCTCGCATGTCAACGACAGCGGATTCTGGTTGGTAAGTAAATATCTGGGACTATCAGAAAAGGAAACCTTTAAAAGCTGGACCATTTCCACCACCATTCTTTCGCTTACTGGTTTTGTAACTGTACTGCTTATTTCCCTCTTCGTGTAG
- a CDS encoding gluconokinase, with amino-acid sequence MPPVYIIFGVSGSGKTTIAQKLSTALSIPFFDADDFHPVSNVEKMKAGVPLNDDDRFPWLETLSNKIAEWNEARGAVLACSALKEKYRDILEGSSNLVRWVFLEGSHQLIVQRMEARKGHFMPPALLKSQFESLEEPIECLKVSIENTPTEIVGEIIEYFKEHE; translated from the coding sequence ATGCCCCCTGTCTATATAATTTTTGGAGTGAGTGGTTCTGGTAAAACTACCATTGCCCAAAAACTATCTACAGCATTAAGTATCCCCTTTTTTGATGCAGATGACTTCCATCCTGTTTCAAATGTAGAAAAGATGAAAGCTGGAGTTCCGCTTAATGATGATGACCGTTTCCCATGGCTGGAAACTCTCTCGAACAAAATAGCAGAATGGAATGAGGCTCGGGGTGCAGTATTAGCCTGCTCAGCACTAAAAGAAAAATACCGGGATATTCTTGAAGGCTCATCCAATTTGGTTCGATGGGTTTTTCTGGAAGGCTCTCATCAACTTATTGTTCAACGCATGGAAGCCAGAAAAGGACACTTTATGCCCCCTGCTCTGCTAAAATCACAATTTGAAAGCCTTGAAGAACCAATAGAATGCCTGAAAGTTTCCATTGAAAATACCCCAACTGAAATCGTGGGAGAAATCATCGAATATTTTAAAGAACATGAGTAA
- a CDS encoding type 1 glutamine amidotransferase domain-containing protein — MKKLFLIVLTVLINVQVVFAGNILVIISEVSEMKLKGGYDYQTGFYLNELMEPVKIFLDAGYTVTFATPTGLAPTLDPVSDTPDHFLDTSQENYNAHRALFNRLMLTDKEHSPVVSFARIDQIGIENFDAIFVPGGHAPLGDLVANEYLSKFLNHFHAESKPTGLVCHGPVALLSALPNSKEFEVEMRAGKKAKPGEGWIYEGYKMTVFSNSEETIATRYYLGGDELFYWPEDALTNAGGDYSKGEQDWAPHLVIDRELITGQNNKSSTAVGEAILKLLND; from the coding sequence ATGAAAAAATTATTTCTAATAGTATTAACCGTTCTTATTAATGTTCAAGTAGTATTTGCAGGAAATATCCTGGTAATAATATCTGAGGTTTCAGAAATGAAACTAAAAGGAGGATACGATTACCAAACTGGGTTTTACCTGAACGAATTGATGGAACCTGTCAAGATCTTTTTAGATGCAGGATATACGGTGACTTTTGCCACGCCTACAGGTCTGGCTCCGACATTAGATCCGGTGTCAGATACGCCGGATCATTTTTTGGATACGAGTCAGGAAAATTATAATGCGCATAGAGCGCTGTTCAATCGATTAATGCTAACCGATAAGGAGCATAGTCCGGTTGTAAGTTTTGCTCGTATTGATCAAATAGGTATTGAGAACTTTGACGCTATATTTGTTCCAGGTGGTCATGCTCCATTGGGCGACTTAGTGGCAAACGAATATCTAAGTAAGTTTCTGAATCACTTTCACGCTGAGTCAAAGCCAACAGGCCTGGTATGTCATGGGCCGGTAGCACTCTTATCTGCTTTGCCAAATAGCAAAGAGTTCGAGGTCGAAATGAGAGCTGGAAAAAAGGCAAAGCCAGGCGAAGGATGGATTTATGAAGGTTATAAAATGACTGTCTTTAGTAACTCAGAAGAAACTATTGCTACTAGGTATTACCTGGGAGGAGATGAGTTGTTTTACTGGCCAGAGGATGCGTTAACCAATGCCGGAGGAGATTACTCTAAAGGTGAGCAGGATTGGGCCCCTCATTTGGTAATAGACCGGGAGCTAATAACCGGTCAGAATAATAAATCATCTACGGCAGTGGGTGAGGCTATTCTCAAACTTTTGAATGATTGA
- a CDS encoding DUF3047 domain-containing protein, producing the protein MIYNIYMGKKAAIIFVLALLFSMPAFSQSDSGEVIFFDIEDFENELIGDLPENWYNQKGEARPITYTGDLRKTYNYTVMEEGTNKFLRFDGVRGKHLNYPLAKSDVDIYETPILNWKWRIHDIPDGAKETDKKKNDTAASIYVVFDLGKVLFRKVPKSIRYTWSSSLPVGEEASIFHGNQKIVVMGTGEEGLGEWHSFQRNIVEDYRRLFADRPPNTPLAILILSDGDSTNKNSKADYDDIFLSSSPDN; encoded by the coding sequence ATGATCTACAACATCTACATGGGTAAAAAAGCGGCCATAATTTTTGTTCTTGCATTGCTCTTTTCGATGCCGGCATTCTCTCAATCAGATTCGGGAGAAGTGATCTTCTTTGATATAGAGGATTTTGAAAATGAGCTTATTGGTGATCTTCCGGAAAATTGGTACAACCAAAAAGGAGAGGCAAGGCCAATTACCTACACAGGAGATTTGCGCAAAACATATAACTATACAGTTATGGAGGAGGGAACGAATAAGTTCCTACGTTTTGACGGTGTAAGAGGTAAACATTTAAATTATCCATTAGCTAAGTCTGATGTAGATATTTATGAAACTCCAATCCTGAACTGGAAATGGCGTATTCATGACATCCCCGATGGAGCCAAGGAAACGGACAAGAAAAAAAATGATACCGCTGCAAGTATCTATGTAGTTTTTGATTTGGGAAAAGTATTATTCCGAAAAGTTCCTAAATCCATTCGATATACCTGGAGTTCCAGCCTTCCTGTGGGTGAGGAAGCATCCATATTTCACGGCAACCAAAAGATTGTAGTTATGGGAACAGGTGAAGAAGGGCTGGGAGAATGGCATTCCTTTCAACGGAATATAGTGGAAGATTACAGACGTCTATTCGCTGATCGTCCACCTAATACCCCATTAGCAATATTGATCTTGAGTGATGGTGATAGCACGAATAAAAATTCAAAAGCAGATTATGACGACATTTTCTTAAGCTCTTCTCCCGATAATTAA
- a CDS encoding TrkH family potassium uptake protein — protein sequence MGFAFLLPLIIDLIYVEHHWDSWLISSGIAFAVGGGLWYFFKPKEEARIREGFMVVSLTWLLLSLVGALPFIIAKVLPHYTDAVFETMSGLTTTGSTIMGGITSNGFANPMIEELPKSFLFWRSFSHWLGGMGIIVLSLAILPLLGIGGMQLFQAESPGPTADKLTPRVQETAKLLWVVYVALTGLEFVLLWIHPAMDWFEALNHAFATLATGGFSTKNANIAAFDSAYIDIIIAIFMFLAGINFAMHFRLLNGDSKTFFSNRETRFYALITLIGILGISFSLWHFDGRSLLEALRYGSFQVVAIITSTGFGTDDYELWYSFGAFILFLLFFTGGSAGSTSGGIKMIRWMILIRNTGREIKQIIHPKAILPVRIGEQAIDANIQRTVLSFFILYLFIFAIGAFAISLFGYDLLSSVGASISALGNIGPGWGDFGPTDSFAQLPFLAKWVLILLMMIGRLEIITVLIIFSPSFWKQ from the coding sequence ATGGGTTTTGCCTTTCTGCTTCCATTGATAATCGATCTGATTTATGTAGAGCATCATTGGGATTCATGGCTGATCTCTTCTGGCATTGCTTTCGCAGTCGGAGGGGGGCTCTGGTATTTCTTTAAGCCTAAAGAAGAAGCCCGTATTAGAGAAGGCTTCATGGTAGTAAGTTTAACCTGGCTCCTTCTTTCTTTGGTGGGCGCATTGCCATTCATCATAGCTAAAGTGCTTCCTCACTACACCGATGCTGTTTTCGAGACCATGAGTGGATTAACTACCACAGGCTCAACTATAATGGGAGGCATCACCAGTAATGGTTTTGCCAACCCAATGATTGAAGAATTACCAAAAAGCTTTCTCTTTTGGCGTTCTTTTTCACATTGGCTTGGAGGCATGGGAATCATCGTTCTATCTCTGGCCATTCTTCCTTTATTGGGGATTGGAGGAATGCAGCTCTTCCAGGCTGAATCTCCCGGACCAACCGCAGACAAACTGACTCCACGTGTACAGGAAACAGCAAAGTTACTTTGGGTAGTGTATGTAGCGTTAACAGGACTAGAATTTGTTCTTCTCTGGATCCACCCGGCGATGGATTGGTTCGAAGCACTCAATCATGCCTTTGCCACCCTTGCTACTGGTGGTTTCTCAACCAAAAATGCCAATATCGCAGCTTTTGATTCTGCTTATATAGACATCATCATCGCCATATTCATGTTCCTTGCCGGGATAAACTTTGCGATGCATTTTCGGTTATTGAATGGAGACAGCAAGACCTTTTTCAGCAATAGAGAAACCCGGTTCTATGCGTTAATAACACTTATTGGAATCCTGGGCATCTCTTTTTCACTGTGGCATTTTGATGGAAGATCCTTGTTAGAAGCTCTTCGGTATGGATCCTTCCAGGTAGTAGCAATTATAACCAGTACTGGTTTTGGCACAGATGATTATGAGCTTTGGTATTCTTTTGGAGCATTCATACTGTTCCTTCTTTTCTTTACCGGAGGAAGCGCAGGTTCAACCAGCGGAGGGATTAAAATGATTCGCTGGATGATCTTAATTCGAAATACAGGAAGAGAAATCAAACAAATCATTCACCCTAAAGCGATTCTTCCTGTTCGAATTGGAGAACAGGCTATCGATGCTAATATTCAACGTACCGTACTGAGCTTTTTTATTTTATATCTATTCATATTTGCAATCGGAGCTTTTGCAATCAGTTTATTTGGGTACGATCTCCTTTCTTCAGTGGGTGCAAGTATCTCAGCTCTCGGCAATATTGGACCGGGTTGGGGTGACTTTGGGCCTACAGATAGCTTCGCACAGCTTCCATTTCTCGCAAAATGGGTACTTATACTATTAATGATGATTGGCCGACTTGAAATCATTACAGTATTGATTATTTTTTCGCCAAGCTTCTGGAAGCAATAA
- a CDS encoding LysR family transcriptional regulator: MPHVIIIFISMVNLEWYRTFKAVYKHRNYSKAAEELFMSQPAVTNQMSKLEAYVGHKLFIRKSKGVEATENAKFLNNLIIESLDTLEEVESMYSRNVRKEEKLYVLGISEHLYKSFLSNKFTDFKHLSIRFEERNEILTDLVNQQEIDAAIIHHEVQTFDILSHKILSSPLVIVGHPNIDTNEISIHTENQDLRKIQHWLEQQIWFSHMSTNPFIKLFWLHCFNKKRPKVFTNYIIPNEYFMLQELTKTEGICVTLLKNANEFLEDGTLQLIWQSDSYPERNYFLIAHKKQKHLFELLKNLFGETARYK; encoded by the coding sequence TTGCCTCATGTTATAATTATTTTTATATCTATGGTTAATCTTGAATGGTATAGAACCTTTAAAGCAGTCTACAAACACCGCAACTACTCAAAGGCTGCGGAGGAGTTATTCATGAGCCAGCCAGCGGTGACTAATCAGATGAGTAAGCTAGAGGCTTATGTTGGGCACAAATTGTTTATCAGAAAATCAAAAGGTGTTGAAGCTACTGAGAACGCTAAATTCCTTAATAACTTGATTATTGAATCTCTTGATACTTTGGAAGAAGTGGAATCAATGTACAGCCGAAACGTAAGGAAAGAGGAAAAACTGTACGTTCTTGGAATCAGTGAACACCTATATAAAAGTTTCCTTTCCAACAAGTTCACCGACTTCAAACACTTGTCTATTCGATTTGAAGAGAGAAATGAAATTCTAACCGACCTGGTCAATCAACAAGAAATTGACGCCGCGATAATTCATCATGAGGTACAAACCTTTGATATACTCTCTCATAAAATTCTAAGCTCTCCATTAGTAATTGTTGGTCACCCCAATATTGACACCAACGAAATTAGTATTCACACTGAGAATCAAGACCTTCGAAAAATTCAACATTGGCTGGAACAACAGATCTGGTTCTCGCACATGTCTACCAATCCCTTCATTAAATTGTTCTGGTTGCATTGCTTTAATAAGAAAAGGCCTAAAGTTTTCACCAACTATATCATTCCCAATGAATATTTCATGCTTCAAGAACTGACCAAAACAGAAGGGATTTGTGTGACCTTATTGAAAAATGCAAACGAGTTCCTTGAGGATGGAACATTACAACTCATTTGGCAATCAGATTCATATCCGGAAAGAAATTATTTTTTAATAGCTCATAAAAAGCAAAAACACCTTTTTGAGTTATTAAAAAACCTATTTGGAGAAACTGCCCGCTACAAATGA
- a CDS encoding MFS transporter: protein MENTINRDRLFLGSCLALTVTSLTFAVRAEIEGVFSSDFGLTAAEIGWAFGPAFWGFTIAMFAGGLIIDLVKTKNVIWMAFFMQLIGLVLMLISRDKTMLFVSNVFVGLGNGFVEAAFNPLVATLYPDAKTKMLNRFHVWFPGGIVIGGLLAYLLVDTLGLSWLVLVGTLFIPLIWYGVLFMGQEIPETERVTSGVSYKDMLKNTAAPYTIILIVSVMIAFASIPSLSIDFGSNITYIIVVGFLALIVIEGKVVNKIGLLFPFIFICMFLTASSELGTNQFINALLTDGGVNPILILVLITGIMAVGRFFAGPIIHRLNPTGVLLGSAILSTAGLYLLSTVSGVAPTLISAVVFALGICYFWPTMIGFVAEYVPKSGALGLSIMGGTGMVATSLILPIMGESIDTAGPQATLGYMTILPAILIVLFAGLFVYMRGKTGEGEAAH from the coding sequence ATGGAAAATACCATAAACAGAGATCGGCTATTTTTGGGTAGTTGCCTGGCTCTCACTGTTACCTCACTTACATTTGCCGTACGCGCTGAAATTGAAGGAGTATTTAGCTCCGATTTTGGACTAACGGCAGCAGAAATTGGATGGGCATTTGGACCTGCTTTTTGGGGATTCACCATAGCGATGTTTGCCGGTGGATTAATTATCGACCTTGTAAAAACAAAGAATGTAATCTGGATGGCCTTCTTTATGCAGCTTATAGGATTGGTTCTTATGCTCATTTCCCGCGATAAAACTATGCTATTTGTCTCTAATGTGTTTGTTGGTCTTGGAAATGGATTTGTAGAAGCAGCATTTAATCCTCTTGTTGCAACACTCTATCCTGATGCAAAAACGAAAATGTTAAATCGCTTCCATGTTTGGTTTCCCGGGGGAATTGTAATTGGTGGCTTATTGGCCTACCTGCTTGTTGATACACTTGGATTAAGCTGGCTGGTACTTGTTGGTACCTTGTTCATCCCATTAATCTGGTATGGAGTATTATTCATGGGGCAGGAAATTCCTGAAACCGAAAGGGTTACCAGTGGAGTCTCCTATAAAGACATGTTGAAAAATACGGCAGCTCCGTATACGATCATTCTTATTGTTTCTGTGATGATTGCTTTTGCTTCTATTCCAAGCCTAAGCATCGACTTTGGTTCTAATATTACTTACATCATCGTAGTTGGATTTCTGGCGCTAATAGTCATCGAAGGTAAAGTTGTAAATAAGATTGGGTTACTCTTCCCTTTCATCTTCATTTGTATGTTCTTAACGGCAAGCTCCGAATTAGGAACCAACCAGTTCATTAACGCATTGTTGACCGATGGTGGAGTAAATCCAATCCTTATCCTGGTATTAATTACCGGAATTATGGCGGTTGGTAGATTCTTTGCCGGGCCAATCATTCACCGCTTAAATCCTACAGGCGTGTTACTAGGATCTGCAATTCTTTCTACAGCTGGCTTATACTTACTGAGTACGGTAAGCGGAGTAGCGCCAACTTTGATATCTGCAGTAGTATTCGCACTTGGTATTTGTTATTTCTGGCCAACCATGATTGGTTTCGTTGCAGAATATGTGCCAAAAAGTGGTGCACTTGGTCTTTCCATTATGGGTGGAACCGGGATGGTAGCTACCTCTCTCATTCTACCAATTATGGGAGAATCTATTGATACTGCCGGGCCACAGGCTACTCTTGGTTATATGACCATTCTTCCCGCCATACTTATCGTCCTGTTTGCAGGATTATTTGTATACATGAGAGGAAAAACCGGAGAAGGCGAAGCAGCCCACTAG
- a CDS encoding SDR family oxidoreductase encodes MNTIALVTGANKGLGLETARQLAKEGLTVLMASRNKERGKEAVQKLKEEGLDVELVQLEVTSEAEVDSLVQHIDTTYGKLDVLVNNAGIMHSGEPTGVNSSEIVKAEVLKETFDVNFFGLVSLTQKLLPLLKKSKEARIVNVSSILGSNTVQSDESSPWSGIKPFAYNASKSALNSFTVHLAAALKDSNIKVNSAHPGWVKTDLGGKNAPLEAPEGAKTSVSLSSADFTGKFVHDGEEIAW; translated from the coding sequence ATGAATACAATAGCATTAGTTACAGGAGCCAATAAAGGCTTAGGCCTTGAGACTGCTCGACAATTAGCAAAAGAAGGTTTGACTGTTTTAATGGCTTCAAGAAACAAGGAAAGAGGCAAAGAAGCAGTTCAAAAATTGAAAGAAGAAGGATTAGATGTGGAATTAGTACAACTAGAAGTTACTAGCGAAGCTGAAGTAGATTCCTTAGTACAGCATATCGATACTACCTATGGTAAGCTTGATGTGTTGGTAAATAATGCAGGGATCATGCATAGCGGAGAGCCAACAGGTGTTAATTCTTCTGAAATTGTGAAAGCCGAAGTATTAAAAGAAACATTCGATGTGAATTTCTTCGGCCTTGTAAGCCTTACTCAAAAACTATTACCACTACTCAAAAAAAGTAAGGAAGCCAGGATCGTAAATGTCTCAAGCATTTTAGGATCTAATACCGTCCAAAGTGATGAAAGCTCTCCATGGAGTGGAATTAAGCCCTTCGCTTATAATGCATCCAAATCTGCTTTGAATTCATTCACAGTGCATTTAGCGGCAGCTTTGAAGGATTCAAACATTAAAGTGAATTCGGCTCATCCTGGATGGGTGAAGACGGATTTAGGAGGTAAAAATGCTCCGCTGGAAGCACCGGAGGGAGCGAAGACTTCAGTGAGTTTATCATCTGCCGATTTTACGGGAAAGTTTGTGCACGATGGAGAAGAAATAGCCTGGTAG
- the trkA gene encoding Trk system potassium transporter TrkA gives MKIVIIGAGEIGYDLASVLSKEKHDVTVLDREKECLTRVIESLDVLTVEGNATSGKDLVKAGVGTADVVISATSIDEVNMITSMISKRLGAKMVIARVRSDEFTQHNAPVTSRDLGIDVMIHPELSAAQEIVQLLKRSAASDLINLAEGQMQLIGVRLERSSPLSGKSLEQYAAEYPDIIFRVVAIGRRGLTLIPRGSMKLQAYDQIFVLAKTEDIPDVIKTTGKKETELNRVMVAGGSTMGAMIARLLCKDPKKNWSVKVIEPDYDLAEELAIELKNAMILHGNPTDPDLLATEGITDMDAFIAVTDDEESNIISCLMAKHLEVKKTVALVSKPDFIPLSQTIGLDAVVNKKVAASNEIHRFVRKGKVISVTELRGIKAEVIELQISSRSKVVGKEIRKLKLPNGCVIGGVLCEGSVEIATGFTVIKANDRVMVFCLPEAIDKVTNLFQ, from the coding sequence TTGAAGATCGTAATTATAGGAGCCGGAGAAATTGGATATGATCTGGCTAGTGTTTTATCCAAAGAAAAGCATGACGTAACGGTTTTAGACCGAGAGAAAGAATGCCTCACCAGAGTGATCGAATCTTTAGACGTTCTTACCGTTGAGGGTAATGCTACCTCAGGTAAAGACCTGGTAAAAGCAGGAGTTGGGACCGCAGATGTTGTTATTTCTGCAACCAGTATTGATGAAGTAAATATGATTACTTCCATGATCAGTAAAAGGCTTGGAGCCAAAATGGTTATAGCCAGGGTTCGGAGCGATGAATTTACCCAGCATAATGCCCCTGTTACCTCCAGGGATTTGGGTATCGATGTTATGATACATCCGGAGTTGAGTGCTGCCCAGGAAATTGTACAGCTCTTAAAACGATCGGCAGCAAGTGATCTTATTAACCTTGCTGAAGGCCAGATGCAATTAATCGGTGTCCGGCTCGAACGTTCCTCCCCTCTTAGCGGAAAATCTTTAGAGCAGTATGCTGCTGAGTATCCTGACATCATTTTCAGGGTGGTAGCCATTGGTCGAAGAGGCTTAACATTGATTCCAAGAGGATCGATGAAATTGCAGGCCTACGATCAGATTTTTGTACTGGCTAAAACCGAAGATATCCCGGATGTAATCAAGACAACAGGAAAAAAGGAAACCGAATTAAACCGGGTTATGGTTGCAGGAGGCTCTACCATGGGAGCCATGATTGCCCGGCTGTTGTGCAAAGATCCTAAGAAAAACTGGAGCGTTAAAGTAATTGAGCCCGACTATGATCTAGCAGAAGAATTAGCCATAGAACTTAAAAATGCAATGATTCTTCACGGGAACCCTACCGACCCTGACTTACTGGCAACAGAAGGAATCACTGATATGGATGCCTTTATAGCCGTTACCGATGACGAGGAGTCGAATATCATTTCTTGTTTAATGGCTAAACATCTGGAAGTAAAAAAGACAGTAGCTTTAGTTTCTAAGCCAGATTTTATCCCCCTCAGTCAAACTATTGGACTGGACGCAGTAGTGAACAAAAAAGTAGCGGCTTCAAACGAGATTCACCGATTTGTTCGTAAAGGAAAGGTTATTTCTGTTACTGAGCTTCGTGGAATTAAAGCTGAAGTAATCGAGCTACAAATATCTTCTAGATCGAAAGTAGTTGGAAAAGAAATCCGAAAGCTCAAACTCCCTAATGGGTGTGTAATAGGTGGCGTTTTATGTGAAGGTTCGGTAGAAATAGCCACTGGTTTTACAGTTATAAAAGCAAATGACCGTGTTATGGTATTCTGCCTCCCTGAGGCTATTGATAAAGTAACCAATTTGTTTCAATAG
- the gnd gene encoding decarboxylating NADP(+)-dependent phosphogluconate dehydrogenase translates to MSKSKLGVYGLGVMGSSLALNMLEKGFSISVFNRDEGSEKGTVSSFLEKNSGYDQLSGFTNEAGFIASLERPRRILIMVKAGPVIDLVIQQLLPFLEEGDILIDGGNSHFKDTQRRMDELSKTRNIHFLGVGISGGEKGARYGASLMPGGMKEAYEMVSQILTSIAAKDTSQNPCCTFIGEQGSGHFVKMVHNGIEYVEMQLIAESYSILKQNYSNEQISEIFSEWNKGELESYLLEITAEILLHQNEHGYLIDQILDAAGSKGTGSWSTIAALETGVVNTMMSSSVFARYVSNKKEERISLSKKVSSESVNSSLEIQTLKTAYKAARIVNHHQGFELIRASAKEYNWSLDFSELARIWTNGCIIRSRLMEELSEIFKQSDSLLNHSESFQVIRDAEKALSEVVKSGIDARIPTPAFSSGFEYWISITSENLSSNMIQAQRDFFGAHTYQLKNDPTGSFYHTNWENND, encoded by the coding sequence ATGAGTAAATCTAAACTAGGAGTGTATGGGCTCGGAGTGATGGGTAGCAGCCTGGCACTCAATATGCTGGAAAAAGGCTTTTCCATTTCAGTATTCAATCGTGATGAGGGCTCCGAAAAAGGGACAGTTTCTTCCTTTCTTGAAAAGAATTCGGGTTACGATCAATTATCAGGCTTCACAAATGAAGCAGGATTTATCGCTTCGCTTGAAAGGCCAAGAAGAATCCTGATAATGGTTAAAGCTGGTCCTGTTATTGATCTTGTAATACAACAACTTCTCCCATTTTTGGAAGAGGGTGATATACTGATTGACGGCGGTAATTCACACTTCAAAGATACCCAGCGAAGAATGGACGAGCTCTCTAAAACCCGCAATATTCATTTTCTGGGAGTGGGAATTTCGGGGGGAGAAAAAGGCGCTCGATACGGTGCTTCTTTAATGCCCGGGGGTATGAAAGAAGCGTATGAAATGGTGTCGCAGATACTCACATCCATAGCCGCAAAAGACACCTCTCAAAATCCCTGTTGTACTTTTATTGGTGAACAAGGCAGTGGGCATTTTGTAAAGATGGTGCATAATGGAATCGAGTATGTAGAAATGCAGCTTATCGCTGAATCGTACTCCATCTTAAAGCAGAACTACTCCAATGAACAGATTTCTGAAATATTCTCGGAATGGAATAAAGGTGAATTAGAAAGTTATCTTTTGGAGATCACTGCTGAAATTCTCCTGCATCAGAATGAACACGGTTATCTTATAGACCAAATTTTAGACGCAGCCGGCAGTAAAGGAACCGGATCATGGTCTACCATTGCTGCACTAGAAACCGGAGTTGTAAACACAATGATGTCTTCCTCAGTTTTTGCTCGATATGTTTCCAATAAAAAGGAAGAGAGGATATCACTATCAAAAAAAGTAAGCTCAGAATCCGTAAACTCATCATTAGAAATTCAGACGCTAAAAACCGCTTATAAAGCTGCACGGATTGTTAATCACCACCAGGGATTTGAATTAATAAGAGCGTCAGCCAAGGAATACAATTGGAGCTTAGATTTTTCTGAGTTAGCCAGAATATGGACCAATGGCTGTATTATCCGTTCCAGACTTATGGAAGAACTGTCCGAAATTTTTAAGCAATCTGACTCCCTTCTCAATCACTCTGAATCTTTTCAAGTGATCCGGGATGCTGAAAAGGCTTTATCTGAAGTCGTAAAATCAGGTATAGATGCAAGGATACCTACTCCAGCCTTTTCCTCCGGGTTCGAGTACTGGATTTCTATTACTTCAGAAAACCTTTCGTCTAATATGATACAGGCACAACGAGATTTTTTTGGAGCTCATACCTATCAACTAAAAAACGACCCAACCGGCTCGTTTTATCACACAAACTGGGAAAACAATGATTGA